gaaagatcaaagaggattggggttttctcaagaacacaaaatcgccaattcgtgagaactcatgattccagggggtttggaACTAGGTTATATGCATAGGAATCGTTCCAAAGAGTTCATCAAACCACAAAATCAAGGGTTGTTCTCCTCCAAACAAAGAACACActaaaagaggagaattgaaaccaaaacgcaagagagaagtggaggacgagatgctcaacacacacaagtgaattgcaaacaaatttcatccattaattctcagaggaattcacctatacaacagctagagccatccgtccatcatccacccactatattgaagagaatagctataatctaaactctctttgcgttggagtccttggccctaacctagagcaggggcagggagaaggaaaaacacagagaaaacaaaagatcaagagactcacctagccacgggctggtggggggtatttatacccggctgctgcggccagaccggtcagaccggtcgggtctacAGCAGCCTGCTGTACaccctcgatcgacggcggagcttctttcttcgactcgaagtctttgctgcgatgccgccacatcGACGAAgtaccggtccgcggttttggagggtccgcgaaacccgggtaggtggccggttttgagaaaaccgccaaaacctcacgcgcgggaagattcccatTTCCACGCCGtgaccctagacgccgttccagCGTCGGCCTTCTGActgccctagacgccgcccgatgcccgtcacctcctcgcccgcagcgaggccccagacgccgtcgacgcccatcgcctccgccagtcccgaaaccgacgcccgtcacctccacgacttggcgtcttcaaccgccgtccgcctccttggttttgtggcgcaaaccaagaaacccgccttccgtcgccgcttgcgccttcgatccaggagtggacgccacagctgccgcccggcctgagctccggtcccggctgcccttcaccgccatcCACCGCACGGTACAtcagccacagcacctccacggcagctctccgtcgacacctgacgcccgtgtacctgcaatccaaagaccaaacgcacgatcacaccgcacggttgacaattcactcatcacaggcagggtagagtactcacattcctcactTTTTCACCTCATGACAGCTGAAACATGTACAGCAACTCCAAGAGCTAACACATTTCAACTGTTGGTCTCTGTTGCAGGTAATTATTATATGATCCATGTTCGTCTGCTTAACCTAGGTGCTAAGTAATGAGTTACTATATATTTTTTGCTCTAGAATTTTAGGTACGTTGCTTGTAAACAAAGTATCAGCTCGTCTAATCCAATAGCTATCGCCTTGTCTTCCTATGCCATTGTTACTTTAGCAGTAAGCAGAGTTTTTGGCTTTAGAGTTTGTCTGCTTATGTTCTGATTGAAGTTTCAGAACATAAAAGCACACCGCTTTCCTATCACACTCTTGCTGATGCTCAAATTGATAGCACCATATGAACTACTTCTACATACTATTTCTTATAAAGTTGGTTCTAGCTTAGGTTTAGTTTGCATGCTTATTTTATCTAAAAATTCTCCAAACAGGTATTTTGTGTTAAAAAATAGATGCATCTAAATTCAAGTTGAAGAGGACTCCTCTCTGGAAGATCAAAGTCAAATAGGGACTACCTAATTAACCTATACGAGCAAAGTCTGCCACCAGTTGATCCAAAAATTAAAGTGAAGCACACATGAAAACTACTGCACTAGAGGTGGAGAACGACAAACCTAACAATACTGCAGCGCCACCAAACAGTGGTCCATCCCATGGGCGAATCGCATCCTGCACTGCACCGCACAGCAACCACGACGGCCTCATCGCCACCCGTAACCATAGGAACTTGTGTCCTGCAACGGCCTGAAGCCCTGAATGAGATAAGAGCACCAATAGCAGCATGGAAACTGTGAAGCAGGGACAAAAGCATCTATCTGTATCGAGCCAGATCACACCTTGGAGTCTGAAAACGATAAGCTCCATCCGGAGGATCACACGCACGTAGGTTAGGTAGGATATGCGTGTAGATGCTCAGTATGATTGCACTTGTGCGTTCCTACTTTGTGTAGGAAACGATGTCATTCCAAAATTATTGTGGCCCGGATGAACTTTGTGATCGGAAACTGGTTCGTCCCCTCTTATCCACATTGTATGGcaatggtgttttttttttcgcaAACCATTTTTCTCCTCCCCTGAAAGAAAATATTTCTCTTGCACTTTTAAAATTGGCAGAAACGAAAATTTGCTGTCATGTATGATCATGAAACACGAATATTCAGTGttcatgttctttttttttggcggGTATGTTCTTGTTGGTCCGAACAAAGATAGGGCGTTCTTTGTTAGCGTTCCATGCAAGCTACCCGCTCAACCGCCCCATACAAATGGAATTTGCGCATTTTAAAAAAGGCTCATCTAGCCAGAAGCCCAGAATATGTACCTTTTAATGTTGGAATATGTTCTCGGCAAGATGCGAATATATATGGCAAAAGAAAAGGCCCACTCAGTTTTCTATATAAGAGCTTGGTAGAAAGGTATGTCGCAGGACAAAATGCTGTTAGATATGCTGGCCAAGTCAGATATGCTGTTAGCTGATTCTTTCAGAATTGCTGTGCACTGGCATTTCACAGGAATAAAAACTGAAGTTGATGAGTTTACTGTGAAATCGCCTACGGAGGTCCCTGTGACATAAAAACCGGTTGAAGTGATATATTCTATTGATGAGAATTATTCCTTTTTTCtaaaaggaaaaagtccataTTACTCCCCTTAAATATTGTTAAAGTTCGGATAACCCCTTAAATTATCTCTTAGTTCAATTTACTCTCTAAACTGTATCATTTGGTCCACCCATGCTCGAACCACAGGTTCAGCATGCTGGTGCTCAcggagtaaaaaaaaaaggccaCTCGCTATGCTATTTAAACAGGAAATGTGTGGTCCATGACAGTTGCATCGTCATACGCGGGCGCAGGCGTGCCCTCATCGTCAGTGGCATATCCTAGGTAGCTGGGGTTTGTGGCCTTTTCTTGACCCTGTGGAAGAGAAAACTTCTATCTTTCATGTCAAACCTTAGGGGATTCCCCAGGGGTCGGGTTTTTATGTCATCTAGTCCAATTTACCCTATAACAATTTATATCTTTTATTTGTCCATACACAAGTAAAGTCTTGAGTTAAAATTTTGCAAGATAATTGCGGACATCATAACgcattttagaaaaatatttaaaggatttttcatcattatttttatagggtgtttaataataaattaacccTTATGATACAAAAATATggaaaaaataatgatgaaaaatttATAATAGTGACATATATTGTGATGCTCACCACAACCCTGCAAAATCTTAAATTAAGATTACACTTTTATGTGGATAAATTGaaaagacaaattatattaCTAGGTAAATTGGATCAAACGATATAGTTTAGCAGTCAAATTGAACCAAAAGATAGTTAAGAGGATTATTAGGACTTTGACCACGCTTGAGGGCAGTATAATTTAAACTTTTTCCTTTCTAAAAACTATTATTTTCTTATATAAAATGGTTTGCGCAGGTTGACAGGCGTGACAGTGACATTAAAATTAAATAGGTTAAATGGTATTCGCCTGGCAACAATTTGGTGGTTATAGCAAATGATGATCAGGAGATAAGATCGGCGGCGGGCCAGCGATGGTGACTCAACTGAAGATGTAGGAGGGGTAACTATTTTGGTACACACTCAATCATCATGTGCTCATGTATAACCGCAAGGCTCTTGCAGAatctaattaaaaaaataaacaagagaAAATGGCCAAATTGCCCCACGAACACCGCGGGAGAAGATGCGGCCCAGCGTGCTCCTGGGCCGGGCCAGCGATGGTGACTCAACTGATGATCAGGAGATAAGATCGGGCACCGTTTGGCTGGGATCCATAGTGTGTGCGACACGTTGCCTTTTGACTATCTAGCTCCTGCTGCAGAGACGACCGGCCGGCCGATTGAGAGCACATGTAGAGCTAGTGCGTGGGCGTGGCTGCCTGTGCATATAAGTAAGGCACGTTCCTCTCGACAGGTGTGGCGACGAACCATTGCTCTATGGACGACACTATACTAGCAGCTCTCCTTGCCGAGCTAGAGAAATAAGAAGATggcttcggcggcggcaggtgaggagaggaagaagacggCGTGCGTGACCGGAGGGAACGGGTACATCGCCTCGCTGCTCATCAAGATGCTGCTGGAGGAGGGCTACGCCGTGAAGACGACGGTCAGGCATCCCGGTTCGTTCCGTTCCATTCCATCGGTTTAATTTGCTTGCTCCATCTGCATGCTCCTGATCTTCCTGCGCGATGATTCTGAATTGATCGTATCATCCCCACAGAGGACAAGGAGAGCAACTCCCACCTGGAGGACCTGCAGAAGCTCGGCAGCTTGGAGGTCTTCCGCGCCGACCTGAGCGAAGAGGGCAGCTACGACGACGCCGTTGCCGGCTGCGACTACGCCTtcctgctcgccgcgccggtcAACTACACCTCCAAGAACCCCGAGGTACCGTGCCAGTGCACTCTGCGGCAAGCACGCAGACTGGCAGGCGTCGTCGACGTCGATCGCCTTGTTGCCGGCCACTCGGTCGATCGTCTTAATACTCCATGTTTATTCTCACGACGTACGGCGTGCAGACAGAGCTGATCGAGCTGGGCGTCCAAGGCACTCTCAACGTCATGCGCTCCTGCGTGAAGGCCGGCACGGTGAAGCGCGTCGTCCTCACCTCATCGACGGCCGCCGTCTCCAGCAGGCCGCTGGAGGGCAACGGCAACGTGCTGGGCGAGGACTCCTGGTCCGATGTCGACTACCTCACAGCCAAGAGGACCGGCCTCTGGGTGGGTACCTCTCGATCTAGCTCCTGTACTTCTGAATTGGAATGCCGTTTATTTTGGTCCACTGACTTGACGTTGCCCGGCAGGCGTACCCGGTGTCCAAGGTGCTGATCGAGAGGGCGGCGACCGAGTTCGCGGCGGAGAACGGTGTGAGCCTGGTGACCCTGTGCCCGTCCGTCACGGTGGGCGAGGCGCCGGACCGGCAGGTGTACACCACCGTCCCCGCCATCCTGTCGCTGCTgtccggcgacgaggaggagctcAGCGTGCTCAAGGGTATCGAGAGGGCCTCCGGGTCGGTTCCGCTGGTGCACGTGGAGGACGTCTGCCGTGCCGATATCTTCGCCGCCGAGACGGCCGCCGACGGGCGGTACATCGTGAACGGCCTCGACACGACCATCGCCGACATGGCACGGTTCCTGGCGGACAAGTACCCGCAGTACAACGTCGACACCAATAACCTGTAAGATCTAAGACGACGACTCCATGCATCGCCCTGCATATGCTTTCTGATCATGCATGATCCGTATGATACCATGACCACCCTGCTGCCTGCAGCTCCGGCGATGTCCTTGAGAAGCCGATAGCGCTGCTGCCGTCCACGAAGCTGGAGAAGGAAGGGTTTGAGTTCAAGTACAAGATGCTGGAGAAGTTGTACGAGAACATGGTCGAGTACGGCAAGGAGCTGGGAATCCTTACCAACTGATCGATCTCCTTgtgtgcgtgcgcgcgcgcgtgcgcgcttTTTGGATCGGCCCATCAAGTACCCGCGAAATCAACTACCTTTGCCACGTCAGAAAGCCAAAAAAAGCTAATTGCGTGTGGTTTGAGTGTGTAcctctctccatctctctcgCAAAGTTTGGATGTACTACTGCTCCTGTGTGTTCCGGCCCTTCGAAATGTAAGATAAGATCAACAATTTTATCTATTGATCGTCCAAAAAAACACATTAGGGGTTTTGTTGCATCGGCAAGCTCGAACTGCAGCAGCTGCACCTTCATGGGAGGTCCTACACTTGGAGCAACGAACGAGCCCACCCGACgctggttcgtctcgatagagCCTTGGTGTCGATGGAATGGGAAGAGCTGCCTACTTGCAAGCGTTGGCCTCGGATGCTTCGGATCAAACACCGCTGCTCCTGCAAACCAACTTCGGCATCTTGCGCAAGCCGAGGTTTCATTTTGAATGCTTCTGGTCTAAGCTCGACGGATGCTGAACCTGATCAGAGACCTTGGGTACACGACTACCGACCTGCTGTCCTCTCTTGATGCTCAATTCTCTGTAGGAGAGGTGTGGTCGACGATTAAAGAGCTGCCTAGTGATCGAGCGCCGGGACCTGAGGGTTTCACCGGTGCATTTTACAAAGCCGCCACGGCTTCAGCATCCTCAACAATGGTTTAATTGTTCTGCTGCCAAAGAGCAGCGATGCAATCCAACCGTCAGACTTCAGAACGATTGCCCTGATTCATAGTTTTGGCAAACTAGTCTCCAAGCCTCTAGCTAATCGGCTTGCCCCGCTGTTGCCCGGACTGGTCTCCTGCAACCAAACGGCATTTGTTCGTGGTCGAGCGCTGCATGACAGTTACAAGTTTGTTCAAGCTGCTGCAGTTTTATTTAGAGATAAAGAAACTGCCGGTTGTGTTGCTCAAGACGCgtcgcgccgctcctccgccagcCCGTCTCCGCGCCGCTCGTTTCTCCTCATGCGGTGATGGCGCGGTTCCGGCGCCGACGCCCCTCCTTGGCCTCGGCCCACCCTCACGCTGGTAGCTGACTAGCTTCAGCAGACCATGGCCACGACGAGGATAATGGCTACGGCGTGCTCCAGCAGCGGTGCCCACCCGCAGCTGGAACGTTGACGATAGCGGCGTGGCCTGCCccgctgcgcggcggcggccagcccgGCAATGGCAGCTGTGCTCGCCCGGGCGAGCTCGACAGCGTCACCCCcgtgcgcggtggcggcgcctgcCTACGACGCGCCGTGCTCACgcctgcgcggccgcggcggacacCACTCCACAGCCTGGGCGTGCGCCTCATAGGCCGACGACAACTGCGGCACCGTGCAGTCGGGTCTGGCGATCTGACCTGACGCCGACCGCTTTTGCTGCGCCTATGTTCCTCCGCGGCGATCCCCAACCAGGGCCAGCTCATGGTTGGCGCAGAAGGACCAAAAAACGCTAAACCGGCCAAAAACTTGAACGTGGTCCAACAGCCCACTGCTGGTGACACCGAAGCTTCGGCTATGCCTGAACCAAGCCCCGCTTGCGGCCCTCAAGAGACTGCTAAGATCGGCCCTGAGAATCTGCATGTTCCTTCTGACACCAATCCTGAGTCACACGGGACTACGTCCGAAGTGAATCGGATAATGGGCTCGATGATTGGCAGCGGCGGCCCTTCGGACATCTTGAGCTCACTTGGATCTGAGCTTGTAAATTTTGTGGCAAAGCATACTCGTCCTATAGAAACTGCTGTTAAACCCGTAAGAATTATTCGGCCGTTTGATATGTTCGACGACGTTGACTCCACAGGGGCATCTCCCGAGCATACCCTTGATGCTGGGATGAAAATTGCAGAATGCAAAACTGCTTGGGAAGAAGCAACTGATGACCTAAAGAAGATGAAAAACGACACAGCTGCTGCTGGTTCTTCCAAGGGTGCTAAGGAAGTTATGCTTGACTCCGGCACCGATGCTAGGCGCTCCAGCTTTTTCCGTATGCTATCTAACGAGGATGCTGACAAAGAGGAAAGTGCTCGGCTGCGCGGCAAGCTTGGCTATGAGGAGACATGCACCATATTTGGTGGTGAGTCTGCCAACTCCATGAACTGCCTAAGGATGGGCTTGGAAGACTATTTTGCTTCCCCGAAGTTGAGAAACAAGTGTTGTCTCTTCGGAGTGAAGATTTGGCCAACCACCTGAGTGTTGCGTGTATGAAGGTACAATTTTTCAAAGCATTAGCACTGTTTTTTAATTTTGTCTCTGAAAGATAAGACTgtactaactctctctcttgaCTTGACAATATGCTTGCTTCTGCAGAGTTTTCTTCTTGCAAATAGCCTTCCCAACCACTTACAGTTCGAAGGCCGTAAGAAAGACGAAAAGATCCTTTCTCTTGAGAACACCGTCAGAACCCTCAAAGAGGAATTTTGCAACAGGAGAAGGAGAAACATCACAAAGCTTCTCAAGAATTATCTGATGAGATCATTGCCCAATGAACTATTGCAAAATCTCTCGAAGATCAGAATGCTTCGATGCTAACTACCCTAGATGCAGAAAAAGCTTTGGTTCGGGAGCTTACTCAAACGCTTGAACTAGAAAAGAAGAAGCATCAAGATGTCATCAACATGTCTGAAGCTTGGAGAAAGGAAGCAGACGACCTTCGAAGTCGAGCTGCTGATCAAGACGAAGAACTGAATGCACTTCGGACTGAGCTGAACAATCTGAAGAAATCTCAAGCTGAGGAAAACAAAACTATTTTCGGCAAAGCTTCCGAATGTGTTTCACTAATTAATCTTGTTTCGGAAAACACCAGAGTGCGTGCCAATCCTCGAACATTTTCCGAAGGTGATATTGCTGGTTCTTTGGACTGGATCAGAGAGGAAGCAACTTCTCTTCCAAGTCTTACGACTTCGTACGGCGGATACTGCGCATTAGCTGGAGCGAGAGCTATTGCTTTATCACTTGAGGCTCACGGATGCGATCACGTTGTTCGGGCTGGTACTCCATCGTACCCACTTTGCGACCCGGACAAGGTTTTTCAAGACAGCCGTGTTGCTAAAAACATCGGGCGACGAGTATACCGCTTGCTATGGCAGCGTGGTCTTGACGCCGTTGTTGCCAACAAGATTCGTGATTGCTTGAGAGAGGTACTCCTGCTTTGAGTTGTTCAGGATCTAACATTTTTTGATATTGAACCCTTTTTTACCTGAAAACTTATATAATTGGTTgtcttttcctctctttttttagagCGAAGAGAAGCAGGTTCAAGCTCGGTCTTCTCGCGGTACTGAAGTTGCGGCTGGGAATACTTCTCAGCCATCTGGTGCTTCCGCCGAAAGACAAGCGCCACTTGCTGCGGCGCAACCTACGGATCAAACGCGGTATACCGAAGCTATTACCCAGACACCGGAGGTGTAACTTCGAAGCTTTGAGTTCTAGGCTAGTTGGTAGTTTTTGCACCTCTGCAGTCTACGACATGTGTTAAGATTTGGTCGTGCAGAGGGAGTATGTAATTAACTTGAAATCAATGTCACAACACTAATGGCTgtgtgtcacacccggtttataaaaggacataaaccgagcaatcatatacgtgccaggatcaagtcacacgtatatacaacagaatgaacaatatatcacagcacatatcacgtaaaaaatataatagagcgagtacgaatgttatttattacattaatgaaaaatgtctgatacagaggaaagcggaagcgtaaaacatatacgaagtctctcggaagctgggcaccacagggacgtcgactgggagacgaatgactagaagtcctcgtactcctggtagctccgggtgaactcctccgcgtcggcaggaactgagcagcagtagggtgtccccaaagagaacaagaggaaaagagtagagtaggcaagagtgagtacacaacttgtactcaacaattataacacaaactatgaggctctaaggttggctgactcaactgcattagcttttaatcttgtcaaaattttattaaagctaattacaaCAAGTGGAtgatttaccataaacccagttacatagaaattaatcaaaattaattatgaactactgagaaccaaaccgaaaccaccaaagtaaccccactaatcaaaaggaggatccggcccactcatgaccgtgagcacggctagtataccagttttacattctgcagaggttgcacatctttacccacaagtcgtgggctacgctagttgttcatcacacttccttatgTGAGATGggtagcaagcacactacgaggccgttacaaagaatctcgttggtaaggagtaaccgcgagggttggatcggcgatgatggggcccacctcacgggggtacaagacacggagcacagaccaagccggaggagcagggaccattgaagctttccacccttgccccgtaggcaagttactccaaaccaaaaagacctaattagtaagccaagaccgtcccattacagtcttgtggttgcgcggttgtcccaagttgtcgctctaatgaagtacggtccttatggagagtagctagcacaaagcacagtgcgagccccctaaaccaagtttctagaaaaaccaatttttaacgagacgtgagccactcaagcggccactcccagaattaagttgcatataccattaatcaaatttattaaaaaggaccaagtgtgttatagcgcagcaacctagcacaactaaccaaaatgcaacccaagggatatatatataaggtaataaagtggctagaaaagtccttataggcatacaatattaaaatgcagtatgaaaatgtatttaaaagtgatgggtgttgttcatgttatacttgcctttctcaaagttctcctgctgctcaaactgctctgaagacggtggctgctccgggtactggtattcatccgaaggatcaacgtctactcacgatcgcaatgccaaaacaagtccagcacatatacatacatgcaaacaaagacaaaaactaagaaacagtacaacaatacatacaaacagtaaacaaaactaagctaagactattctatgcattacaacgatcgtgtggacgtaaagaacgcctaaaacggagctagaacgcgaaaactagacctaaaacaagatctaggggcttttctgcgagaaaaactaagtttctaggggctttctacaaaaaccagggacctatacataattaaaggGTAGACATAGGGGGTAGCGTGCAAAAAGACCAAGGGCGACGGCctggtggactgcgggttccatTTTAAAAAagttcagggtctaaaacgtaaaaacAGGGGCAGTTTTagaattatttttcaactagcatggactgcgggtttatttcgGAAAAGactgagggctctttagcaaaaaggctaggccgaaccggtatcttcggaTCTCGGCCGTTGGATCACGATTGCGCGATCCAGATTGAACCGGTACACAGCTCTAATCTTGGGCGTCTATCTGGGATCGAACGGCGCAGGGTGATCGGGTGCACAggatgcggcggcgccgtcgccgggagTCCTTTCCGCGGTGGCGCGCTCTCCGGTGTTTGCCAGAACAGCGATCTAGGCTTCGATTTGGCTCGGATTTATGTCAAGGAGCATCGGCGTGATACGTGTAACCCACCTGTGCACTCAGGTCGGGGGATAAGCGTTTGgtcggggctcgccacggcgaggtgcGGCACTGGCTCGCCGGCGAACTGCGTTTACGCAGTTCTAGCCTAGGTTTGGCTCGGGTCTTGGCACTGGAATGTTGCGCGCGACATTACGAATCTACTCAAGTGTTCGGGTCGGCCTACAGCGCAGCGGAGGGCACGACGGCGAAGCtgcggcggagcagggaggCTCTGAGTCGCCGGTGTGCTGCGAACACACAGTACCGAGCCCGATAAGGGCTGGGATCTGCACTGGAAGCACCAGCACGGCAAGGGGAAAAATATCCGTGGGCTCTGATTGGGACAATGGCGAGCGGAACAGGGCCTCCGctatggcgcggcggcgctgccaaaCAACGGCGAGGAATCCTCGCACGCGCAGATGGAGAAGGAAGGGGAACAGAGCCGTGCGATGTTGGTGCCGAATGGCAGCGCAGCGTCGGAATTGCGGTGGCGTAGGGGCGGCTCGACGAAGCTCCTCCGCCGGAATTCTTGTTTGCAGTGGGGTCGATGTCGGGGAAGACGAGTCTAGCGATGCTCCTAACCCCGAGGCGAAGCTCGGTGTTAGcttgcggtggcggaggcgcggtGGAGCGGCCGGACCATGCTGGCACAGTGCGTCTACTCAGGCGCTGAAAACACGGGCGGCGCTCCTAGGGTTTGGTGGTGGCTGCAGGGTGGAGGTTGGGGTTCCAGAGGTGCAGGGcgctatttatagggcggctCAGGCaatcctgggcgtgcgtgcccagggaaCAAATCACGGCGAGATTCCTGGCCGGTTTCTGTTGCACGAGCGGAGGacgcgggaggaggagggcgaa
This window of the Panicum virgatum strain AP13 chromosome 1K, P.virgatum_v5, whole genome shotgun sequence genome carries:
- the LOC120675466 gene encoding anthocyanidin reductase ((2S)-flavan-3-ol-forming)-like, which gives rise to MASAAAGEERKKTACVTGGNGYIASLLIKMLLEEGYAVKTTVRHPEDKESNSHLEDLQKLGSLEVFRADLSEEGSYDDAVAGCDYAFLLAAPVNYTSKNPETELIELGVQGTLNVMRSCVKAGTVKRVVLTSSTAAVSSRPLEGNGNVLGEDSWSDVDYLTAKRTGLWAYPVSKVLIERAATEFAAENGVSLVTLCPSVTVGEAPDRQVYTTVPAILSLLSGDEEELSVLKGIERASGSVPLVHVEDVCRADIFAAETAADGRYIVNGLDTTIADMARFLADKYPQYNVDTNNLSGDVLEKPIALLPSTKLEKEGFEFKYKMLEKLYENMVEYGKELGILTN